A stretch of the Aggregicoccus sp. 17bor-14 genome encodes the following:
- a CDS encoding retropepsin-like aspartic protease: MRATFLAFRLSLLLLLGCGSGLSPALLARVRAGAARVERAAPLTSVRLVGEVTQPIVLVRLDGKGPFRFLVDAGGNVVSVNRSVAQAAGLRVLYSGKGREVVQVQALELGSVRLVDVAAVVEPELDVDGVLGFNVFTEGLLTLDYPGRTLTWAAQGALPPADGRGIVDYALRERMPYVPFRAGARTLWFNLDTGARGDFYVPAAMESELPLRAPAKEGPRLWNQAFGTTDTRVGELTVPLELGAFREEHPHVVFSPELQTELLVGSGFLQRFALTFDLAHHRLRLTP; this comes from the coding sequence GTGCGTGCAACGTTCCTCGCGTTCCGTCTCTCCCTCCTGCTCCTGCTCGGCTGCGGCTCCGGCCTGAGCCCGGCGCTGCTCGCCCGGGTGCGCGCCGGCGCCGCCCGCGTGGAGCGCGCCGCGCCGCTCACCTCGGTGCGCCTCGTCGGCGAGGTGACCCAGCCCATCGTCCTCGTGCGGCTGGACGGGAAGGGCCCCTTCCGCTTCCTCGTGGATGCGGGAGGCAACGTCGTCTCGGTGAACCGCTCCGTTGCGCAGGCGGCGGGACTGCGGGTGCTCTACTCCGGAAAGGGCCGGGAGGTGGTGCAGGTGCAGGCGCTCGAGCTGGGCAGCGTGCGGCTCGTGGACGTGGCGGCCGTGGTCGAGCCGGAGCTCGACGTGGATGGCGTGCTCGGCTTCAACGTCTTCACCGAGGGGCTGCTCACGCTCGACTACCCCGGCCGCACGCTCACCTGGGCCGCGCAGGGCGCCCTCCCCCCGGCCGATGGGCGCGGCATCGTGGACTACGCGCTGCGCGAGCGGATGCCCTACGTGCCCTTCCGGGCGGGAGCGCGCACGCTGTGGTTCAACCTGGACACGGGGGCGCGCGGCGACTTCTACGTGCCGGCGGCGATGGAGTCGGAGCTGCCCCTGCGCGCGCCCGCGAAGGAGGGCCCGCGCCTGTGGAACCAGGCCTTCGGCACCACGGACACCCGCGTGGGCGAGCTCACGGTCCCGCTCGAGCTCGGCGCCTTTCGCGAGGAGCACCCGCACGTGGTGTTCAGCCCGGAGCTGCAGACGGAGCTGCTGGTGGGCAGTGGCTTCCTGCAGCGCTTCGCGCTCACC